The following nucleotide sequence is from Streptobacillus felis.
ACTCACCTCTATACAATTATATTAAATTCTAATACAGGTGTCAATAAACAAAAAATGCCCTAAGGCATTTTTATTTATCTAAATCTTCTGGACCAAATGAATATGGTATCATTTCATCCATAGTCCATATAATATATTTATCACTCTTTGATGTTGCTAATACTATTAAAGTATCCTTTTTAGAAAATTCTCTTATTACTTGTCTACACATACCACAAGGGCTTATAGGATTAGGTGTATCACCAGTAATAGCTATCATATCTATTTTTTTCATACCCTTAGTAACTGCTGCTGCTATAGTATTTCTTTCAGCACAAACTGTTAATCCATATGAAGCATTTTCAACATTTACACCTTCATGTATATTTCCATCTGTATCTATCATTATAGATGCTACTCTATATTTTGAATACGGACAATATGATTTTTCTAAAAGTTTATTTGCTCTATCTATATATCCTCTAATTTCAACTTCACTATATCTTTCCATAGTACTCCTAGAAAGTGATTGCCGCATCTAAAGCTAAAGTAATCATATCATTAAATGTAGTTTGTCTTTCTTCAGCTGAAGTTGCTTCACCAGTTACAAGTGAATCACTAATAGTTAATAAAGTTAGAGCATTTACATTAAATTTAGCAGCTGTA
It contains:
- the cdd gene encoding cytidine deaminase, which gives rise to MERYSEVEIRGYIDRANKLLEKSYCPYSKYRVASIMIDTDGNIHEGVNVENASYGLTVCAERNTIAAAVTKGMKKIDMIAITGDTPNPISPCGMCRQVIREFSKKDTLIVLATSKSDKYIIWTMDEMIPYSFGPEDLDK